The Halomonas qaidamensis genome includes the window CCTTGTCGATTTCTGGCGTCTAGCTGAACAAGCAAACTGGGCGCCCGAGCGCCACTATCTGCTTTACCCCAACCCTTACCCAAAAGCAGCGCATTTAAAAATGCGCTGGCATGGACATCCTGTTTTCCCCACACTGCTAGCCCTTGGTGGGCATTTAGAAGTGCGAACCAACTGGCAGTTATATGTGGAAGAGTTTGCTCTGGCGACCGCTCTGGTAACGGGTAAGCAGGCATTGATTGCCTCGTTGGCTCCTAACGGCAGCTATTTAACGCCATTTGAAGCAAAGTATGATCAAAGCGGGCAAGCGCTTTGGCAGTTGCAGATTGAATTGGAGCGGACATGACGTTTGTATATCTAGTGCTGGCTATTGTTGCCGAAGTTATCGCTACTAGTGCTCTCAAGTCTTCAATGGGGTTCACGCGACCGCTTCCAAGCGTCATGGTTGTTGTTGGTTACGGCGTAGCGTTTTATTTGTTGAGCCTCGTGTTACGGACCTTGCCTGTGGGTATTGCCTACGCCATTTGGGCAGGTTTGGGCATCGTATTGGTCACGCTGGTTGGTATTGTGGTTTTCGGCGAAAAACCTGATTTACCCGCCGTTATTGGCATTAGTTTGATCGTGGCTGGAGTAGTCGTACTTCAAGTCTTTTCAAAAATGAACGTGCATTGAGGAAGGTAAGCGTGACGTGCTCAGATATTAAGTGCTCGGATATGAAGTTTTCAGCGGTTAATCATTTGGTTAAATCATCCATATGCCGCTGGCGTCGGGCGTTAGTCATTGGTGTAGCCAGCACTGTATTGTGTGCAAGCCCAGCACTGTATGCCGACTTCAGCCGCCTTGGTCAGCTAGAAAGCAAAGGTTTCTCTATTAGCGCTGAAGCGCGCTTACTCGATGCGGATACCGGCAGTAATGCATTATTGGGTAGCCTAAACCCTGATCGTCAGCTGTCGCCAGCTTCGGTCACTAAAGCCTATCTGTCTGCTGCGGCACTCAATCGTTTTGGGCCCCAGCATCGCTTTACCAGCCAACTCGTCAGCACAGGCAACGTGGAAAATGGCGTGTTGCGCGGCGACTTGGTATTCGAAGGTGGGGGGGATCCAGGACTGACTACTGAAGACCTTTGGCGGTTAGTTCAGCGCCTGCAGCTGGCCGGTGTGCGCGAAGTGGATGGCGCGTTGATTGTTAGTCAGTGGCGCTTTGGTCCTGTGGAGTGTATTACCACAGACCGTTGTAATGCACGTACCCGTGTCACCAACGCTTACAGTGCGCCGCTCACCTCGGCAGGTGTCAACTTTGGTAGCTGGTGCGCCAATATAGCCCCTGCGGCAGCAGCGGGAGAGCCTGCACGCGTGGGATTATGCGATAGTCAGGCGCCGCTAGTTGCGATTGATAACCAAGTTATCACGCGCCCGGCAAATAGCGGCACTGACATCAGTGCAGAGCGCATTACCGACGAGCGTGGTGATGTCCTGCGCCTCACTGGGCAGATTTCAACCAATGCTTCCGCCCGTGATGTTTACCGTGGCGCCGGCGATGCAGCAGAGAAAACGGCACAAGTATTGTTGAGCATGCTAAATCAGGCAGGTGTCAGCGTGCGTGACCCATGGCGGGTTAGTTCAACACAACCACCTAGCAGTGCACAGCGTTTAGCGGCAGTGGATAGTAAACCGCTCCAGGAGCTGCTGCTACGTACCATGAACTACTCTAATAATTACATGGCTGATGTGCTGGCGCTGAATCTGGTGGAAACACCCCAGGCGCAACTGCGCCAGGCAGGACAGGCGATAGAAGCCTATGCGCAGAGCTTGTCTGGCCACGGGCCGCTGACGTTACATAGCGGTAGTGGGTTGACGACGGATAACCGTACCTCCGCTCATGGTGTCAATGTGATGTTGGAGGACATGTTTCACCAAAGTGCCTTGTTCCCTAGCTTTGTTGCTTCCTTTCAATCGCCCGCCAATGGGGTTATGCGCTTTATTCGCCGTGGTTCACCGACCTTCCAGAATAACGTCATGTTGAAAACAGGTACGCTCAATCAGCCGTTTGCTGTTCGTGCTGTCGCGGGCTATTTCCGTACTTCTCAGGGGCGTTGGGGCGTGTTTAGTGTGCTAGTTAACGGTAGCGGCAGCACCCCTTATCTTAGTTGGCCCGAGGTGTTAGATCCGCTGTCGCTGGATTTAGATGCGATGATATTGGCTAATTAATCTTAACTTTACCGCCGAGGCAACGGGCATGAAGCCAGGACATACGGGATTAACCCATTTACTGCACTCAACGCGCTATTCATGGAAAGGGCTAAAAGCCGCTTTCAGAAATGAAGCTGCGTTTCGACAAGAAGTGGTTATTGCAGCGGTATTGCTGCCGCTGGCTTGGTGGATTGGAGAAGGGCCTATTAGCTGGCTGCTGCTGGTTGGCAGCCTGTTTCTTGTGCTAATTGTGGAGCTGCTTAATAGTGCCATCGAGAATGTTGTTGACCGCATTGGCACCGAGCATCACGTACTTTCAGGGCGTGCTAAAGATATTGGCTCGGCGGCGGTTATGCTGTCGTTGATCATGGCAGGCTTAACCTGGGGGCTGTTAGGCTGGCAAAAACTGATGGGCTAATTTGCTGCCACGCAACTCATACAGTGGTTAGCTCCATTAACAAACATAATAGATGCTTGGCGGAGAGGTGGTTATGCAGTTAAACGACGCGTTTTTACCCCAGGATGAGTTGCCAATAGCGCTTAGGCCTTCTGCACAGCGTGCATGGCAGCGGTTAAGTGAAGCGCTTAGCCAAGCTGATAATATTGCCTCAATGACCAAGCAACCGTTGCCTTCTAGCAGTTGGGAGGCACTTTCCAACACGCGCCGTGAAGCGTTAGCGAAAGTCGTTTCTATCTCAAGCTTTGCCCTAGATACCTTAGCGCGCTTTCCCCACTGGCTAATTGATTTGGATGTGGCTGGTGAGCTGGATGCGACGGCAAGTAAAGAAATGCAAGCAAGCTGGTTGGATGATGCGCTGGAGAATGCCGATGAAGAAGAGGCTATGCATCGTGCTATCCGCCGTTTTCGTCGTGCCCGCATGCTTGGCATTGTATGGCGTGACCTGAATCGCCCTGACGGTTACACCATGTGGGACACCGCTCAGGCGGTCTCGTGGCTGGCGGAAATTTGTATTGAAGCTGCGCTAAGCTGGCTTGAGCGTTTTTATGCCCCTCGCTGGGGGGTGCCTACGACGCGCGCGGACGGCTCGGATCAGCGGCTTGTCGTACTAGGCATGGGTAAGCTCGGCGCGGGAGAGCTCAATCTCTCATCTGATATCGACCTGATCTTCGCCTTTCCTGAAAAAGGCGAGACCGAAGGGGGGCGTAAGCCTCTTGAACACCAGGAGTATTTCACCAAGCTTGGCCAGAAGCTGATTGCTGCTTTAGATGCCATGACGGCCGACGGTTTTGTCTTTCGAGTCGATATGCGCCTACGCCCACTGGGAGACGGTGGCCCACTGGTGGGCAGTTTTTCGATGCTTTCCAGTTACTATCAAGACCAGGGCCGTGAGTGGGAGCGCTATGCCATGCTCAAGGCTCGCCCCGTCGCAGGAGATATTGACGGGGGGCATGAGCTGCTCGCTAGTCTCAGACCGTTTGTTTACCGCCGCTACCTGGATTTTGGTGCAATTGAGTCGCTACGTGAACTCAAGGCGATGATCAATCGCGAGGTAAAGCGCAAGGGTATGCAAAGTAATATCAAGCTAGGCCCTGGTGGAATCCGAGAAGTTGAGTTTGTGGTACAGGCGTTTCAGTTGATTCGCGGTGGGCGCGATACCGAGCTTCAAGTGACGTCGCTTAAGACTGCCCTGAACCGGCTGCCCGAGCTGGGGCTATTACCCCAAACGGTCGTTGACGATCTGCTGCCGGATTATGCGTATCTTCGTGATGTGGAGCACGCTATTCAGGCGCTAGAAGACCGCCAAACCCAAACGCTCCCCGTTGATGATGAAGACCGTGAACGGGTCGCTTTTGCCTTGGGGCATGAAGACTGGCCTGGGCTCATCGCGCAGTTGGATGAAGTGCGCGAACGCGTCCGTCAGCACTTTGATGCAGTGATCGCGGATCCAGAAGAGGATAGCGATTCAGAAAGCAGCGACGACAATCTTGGCCTGTCGCAGTGGCGGTTACTGTGGCGCGGCGAGCTAGAGCAAGAAGAAGCGTTAGCATTGTTGACTGATGCCGGTTTTCTTGAACCTGCGAAAGCGCTTAAACGACTGCATGGTCTTTACCACTCCCGCCAGGTACAAAGTATGCAGCGTATTGGCTTTGAACGGCTTGATGCGCTTATGCCACTACTGCTGGTTGCGGTTGCGGAAAGTGACTTACCGGATAACGCGCTTAGCGGCGTTCAACCGTTGATCGAATCAGTGTTAAGGCGTACCGCCTACCTTGCACTGCTGCGTGAAAATCCCCAAGCGCTTGAACACCTAATGAAACTGTGCTCGTCCAGTCACTGGATTGCTGAACAGCTGGCGCGCTACCCCATCCTGCTTGATGAGCTACTAACGCCGGACACGCTCTACACCCCCGCTGACAAGTCACGTTTGGCAGACGAGCTACGCCAAACGTTGAGCCGCTTGCCAGAAGATGATGATGAGGCGCAGCTGGAAGCACTTCGCGTGTTTAAGCATGCGCAGATGCTTCACGTTGCTGCCTCGGATATCGCCGGAACACGCCATTTGATGAAGGTGAGCGACTACTTAACGTATATCGCTGAAGTTATTTTGGATGCCGTGCTAGCGATGGCATGGAAACATGTCACGCGTAAACATGGTGTGCCAGAAGGTCTCAATACACAGGAGCCAGCGTTTCTGATTGTAGGGTATGGCAAGCTGGGGGGCATTGAGCTTGGTTATGGCTCTGATCTGGACTTGGTTTTTCTTCATGATAGTGATGGGAAGGGAGTCACCGATGGCGCTAGGCCTATTGATACGCCAGTCTTTTTTACGCGATTAGGCCAGCGCATTATTCATCTATTAACGGCCATAACTCCGGCGGGTAGTCTCTACGAAGTGGATATGCGCCTGCGCCCCTCGGGCAACGCAGGTTTGTTGGTTACCTCATTAGATGCCTTTGCAGAGTATCAGCGCCAAAACGCCTGGACCTGGGAACATCAGGCGTTAGTACGCGCTCGCGTCGTAGCAGGAAATACTAAGCTTGCGGAAAAATTTGATGCAATCCGTGGTGAAATGTTGTGTCGTGAGCGTGACCCACACGCTCTGAGAGACGATGTTGTTAACATGCGCCATAAAATGCGTGATCACCTTGGTTCAAAAGGGCAGGGTTCAAAAGGTCAGGGTTCAAAAGGACAGCCAGATAATGCAGAAGGGGAAGTGTTTAGCCTGAAGCATGATGCGGGAGGCATGGTCGATATCGAATTTCTCTGCCAGTACGCAGTGTTATCACTCGCTCACGACACACCTGCATTAATAACGTATAGCGATAATATCCGCATTTTAGAAACTCTCGCGCAGAGTGGGCATCTCACCGAGTCAGAAGCGGAGCAGCTTCGGGAAGCGTATCTCGCTTATCGTAGCCATACCCATCGTGCGGCGTTAACTGGGGAAAAAACCATCGTTGATGCACAGGCATTCAAAGCCCATCGTGATGTGGTTATCGCACTTTGGCAGCGTTTTCTTGAACCTTGATTGGCGAGGTGAGTGTTTTTCAGTAGCATCGATAGGGAAGATAGCCTGATAACAATAAGGATGTACTCCCTATGCCAGCTACAGTTCGTCTTTACGCCCTCCGATCGGCGGAGGGCGCATGATCGGTCATATTCTTGCCACTTTGTTACCGGTGTTCTTAATTGCTGGCTGTGGTGCGGTCTATGGGCGTTACCGTAACCCTGATATTCGTAGTCTCAATACGCTCAATATGGAGCTATTTGTTCCACTGCTGGTATTTGCTGTGCTGGCAGATCGCCAAGCCCCTTTAGCAGATTATGCGTGGCTTGCCATTGCGGCGGTGGCCGTAGTGCTTGGGTCTGGTTTGGTGCTTTGGCCGGTAGCTAAATGGCTGTCGCTGGATACAAAAGTGTTTTTGCCGCCAATGATGTTTAATAACTCTGGCAATATGGGGGTGCCACTATTGGTGCTTGCCTTTGGGCCAGAGGTGCTGCCAGCCGCAGTGGTCGTGTTTATTGTCGAGATGCTACTGCACTTCTCAGTGGGTCTTTATATGTTGGACCCACGCACGTCACTTTGGCGACTGTTACGCATGCCCATTGTTGCTGCAAGCCTAGCAGGGTTGGTAGTTAATGTGGGAAGCGTGCCGCTGCCGAGCTGGTTGTTGGAAGCAATGCATATGCTTGGTGGTATCTGTATTCCACTGATGCTGTTCGCGCTGGGCGTTCGGCTACTAGAAATTGACTTTAGTGACTGGCGGACTGGCCTGTTAGGCGCGGTGCTGTGTCCGCTTTCTGGCATAGTGATCGCACTTCCACTCATGTGGTTACTGCCGTTAAATCCGCTACAAACGGCCGTGCTACTGGTGTTTGCTGCACTGCCACCTGCAGTTCTGAATTACTTAGTGGCAGAGCAGTATAAACTCGCCCCACAAAAAGTGGCTTCATTGGTGCTGATCGGCAATTTAGGTAGCTTAATCGTTATGCCGCTGACATTAGCAGCGGCATTTGCCTGGATACAAGCGCCGCCTTAACAGCGGCGATATTCAACGGTTGATTAAGAACGGCGGTGTTCGTCTTTAACTTCGTAACTACCTTCTAGTGCATCGTACTGGCCCTTAGATGCATCACTGTGAGCGTAACCACCACCGATATCCTGAGCATGGTCAGCGCGCATTTGCTCCATGCGTTTTTTCATTTTATGGCGGACAAAAGGCATCATTGCCCATCCGATAAGCAGGAAAAAAAGTCCGAGCACGACACCAACGATCATCAGCGCTCCAAACGCTAGCCATGTTAGTAGCAGTTTAAAGCTACCCATTAGACCAGTTGGCTGGGTTTGGGCTGCCCGTGCACGCCACTGGTTAGCAGCTTGCCACGCGGCATTGCGTTGATCGCGATTCATTTGCGGCATGAAAGCCTCCATCGTTCGTATGCATTTGTTGGAACACAGACGGGGTGTCAAGTTCCTGGCCTGGGTTAACATTTCTTTATTTTGGGGGCGGCAACCCGTTATATGCCTATGTTAGGTTAATGGCCTAACTTGGTACGTTTGATGTTAAGTAACTGGTATACATTCGGTATTTCATAATGCCAGCATTTATCTGTACCGTTTGCATTATGGTACACAACGCTCATCTAACAGGATGGTTATATGGCAAATCATGGCGGTAAGTCGGTTTTTGTCGCATCAGCGATCATTATATTCGGCTTAGTTATTATTGGCGCTGCATTTCCAGAAGGCTTTGGTAATGCAGCCCAAGCAGCGCTTACATCAATTACTGAGCTGTTTGGCTGGTTTTACTTATTTTCAGTATTTGGTTTTGTGGTTTTTTTGATCGGACTTGCACTGAGTAAGTACGGAAAAGTGCGTCTTGGCCCTCAAGATAGCACGCCTAGCTACAGTTTTTTCTCTTGGATTAGCATGTTGCTGGCTGCCGGTTTTGGCGTCGGGCTGGTGTTCTATGGGATGGCTGAGCCAATGACTCACTATATTAATCCCCCTTATGGCGATGTTCCTGCCGAAACGGATGCTGCCGCACGCTATGCCATCCAATACAGCTACTTTAACTGGGGCATCCACCAGTGGGCGGCGTTTTCTGTTGTGGGCTTGATTATTGCCTACTTTCAATTTCGGAAAGGGCAAGCCGGGCTGGTGTCTTCTGTACTCTCTTCGGTGACGGCTAAACATCCCCGCGTTCGCCCTTACGCATCATGGTTGGATATTTTTGCCGTGGTTGCCACCGTTATGGGGGTTGCCACTTCGCTTGGTTTAGGTGTGTTGCAAATGAATGGTGGCCTTAATGCGGTGTTCGGTTTGCCGGAAAATGGCTTTTGGCAGTTTGTTATTCTGTTTGTCATGTTCTGTGCTTATATGGCATCGACCTGGTCAGGCTTGGATAAAGGGATTAAGCGATTATCAAACCTAAACATGATTTTATGTATTGGCTTGATGCTATATGTGTTAATTACCGGCCCTACCGTTGCTATTTTAGAGACTATTACCTTAGGTATTGGTGATTACTTACAAAATTTTATCGGTATGAGTCTGCGGATTTCCCCTTATAGCGATAACGAGTGGGCGAGCAGCTGGACTATCTTCTATTGGGCATGGGTGATTGCCTGGTCTCCCTTTGTCGGTACCTTTGTGGCACGGGTTTCTCGAGGTCGTACGATTAAGGAGTATGTCTTTGGCGTACTGTTTGTGCCGCCGCTATTGGCCTGTTTATGGATTGGCGTATTTGGCGGTGCTGCGCTTAATTTGGAAATGTCGGGCAGTGATGTAGGGTTGGCGGCCGCTACTGAAGCCAATATTACCGTAGCGTTATTCGAGATGTTCGAGCTGATGCCTTTCACCGGGGTATTGTCGGTAGTAGCTATGATGCTTATCTTTATTTTCCTGGTAACGTCAGCTGACTCTGCGTCTTATATCGTGGCGCAAATGACCGATAACGGTTCTATCAATCCACCTCTATACAAGCGCATTATTTGGGGAGTTTTGATCGCGGCGATTTGCTTAACGTTAATAGTGGCGGGGGGGCTTTCTGGTCTCCAGTCGGCAGCAGTGCTTTCAGCATTACCGTTTACCTTTATTTTGTATATGATGATTGTAGTGTTAGTTCGCGAGCTAAGGGCTGACCGCAAAGCGATGCTGACGCAGTTATATCGTCGCCATGGGGAAACGCCAGTGGGTGCCGATGCGTTTGAAGCGGAGCAGTTGGGTGAAGAAGAGCGCCTACGCCGTGCTCCAAGCGTCGTCAATCGGCGTATTAATAGCTAAATCATTCGCTTATTTACAGGGAACGCACACATGGACAAGGCGTGCTAATGGCCCGGCAAGGACACCACGGTGCCACGAGGAAAAAGCCCAAAAGAG containing:
- a CDS encoding DMT family transporter, coding for MTFVYLVLAIVAEVIATSALKSSMGFTRPLPSVMVVVGYGVAFYLLSLVLRTLPVGIAYAIWAGLGIVLVTLVGIVVFGEKPDLPAVIGISLIVAGVVVLQVFSKMNVH
- a CDS encoding BCCT family transporter codes for the protein MANHGGKSVFVASAIIIFGLVIIGAAFPEGFGNAAQAALTSITELFGWFYLFSVFGFVVFLIGLALSKYGKVRLGPQDSTPSYSFFSWISMLLAAGFGVGLVFYGMAEPMTHYINPPYGDVPAETDAAARYAIQYSYFNWGIHQWAAFSVVGLIIAYFQFRKGQAGLVSSVLSSVTAKHPRVRPYASWLDIFAVVATVMGVATSLGLGVLQMNGGLNAVFGLPENGFWQFVILFVMFCAYMASTWSGLDKGIKRLSNLNMILCIGLMLYVLITGPTVAILETITLGIGDYLQNFIGMSLRISPYSDNEWASSWTIFYWAWVIAWSPFVGTFVARVSRGRTIKEYVFGVLFVPPLLACLWIGVFGGAALNLEMSGSDVGLAAATEANITVALFEMFELMPFTGVLSVVAMMLIFIFLVTSADSASYIVAQMTDNGSINPPLYKRIIWGVLIAAICLTLIVAGGLSGLQSAAVLSALPFTFILYMMIVVLVRELRADRKAMLTQLYRRHGETPVGADAFEAEQLGEEERLRRAPSVVNRRINS
- the dacB gene encoding D-alanyl-D-alanine carboxypeptidase/D-alanyl-D-alanine endopeptidase — protein: MKFSAVNHLVKSSICRWRRALVIGVASTVLCASPALYADFSRLGQLESKGFSISAEARLLDADTGSNALLGSLNPDRQLSPASVTKAYLSAAALNRFGPQHRFTSQLVSTGNVENGVLRGDLVFEGGGDPGLTTEDLWRLVQRLQLAGVREVDGALIVSQWRFGPVECITTDRCNARTRVTNAYSAPLTSAGVNFGSWCANIAPAAAAGEPARVGLCDSQAPLVAIDNQVITRPANSGTDISAERITDERGDVLRLTGQISTNASARDVYRGAGDAAEKTAQVLLSMLNQAGVSVRDPWRVSSTQPPSSAQRLAAVDSKPLQELLLRTMNYSNNYMADVLALNLVETPQAQLRQAGQAIEAYAQSLSGHGPLTLHSGSGLTTDNRTSAHGVNVMLEDMFHQSALFPSFVASFQSPANGVMRFIRRGSPTFQNNVMLKTGTLNQPFAVRAVAGYFRTSQGRWGVFSVLVNGSGSTPYLSWPEVLDPLSLDLDAMILAN
- a CDS encoding diacylglycerol kinase; this encodes MKPGHTGLTHLLHSTRYSWKGLKAAFRNEAAFRQEVVIAAVLLPLAWWIGEGPISWLLLVGSLFLVLIVELLNSAIENVVDRIGTEHHVLSGRAKDIGSAAVMLSLIMAGLTWGLLGWQKLMG
- the glnE gene encoding bifunctional [glutamate--ammonia ligase]-adenylyl-L-tyrosine phosphorylase/[glutamate--ammonia-ligase] adenylyltransferase, whose translation is MQLNDAFLPQDELPIALRPSAQRAWQRLSEALSQADNIASMTKQPLPSSSWEALSNTRREALAKVVSISSFALDTLARFPHWLIDLDVAGELDATASKEMQASWLDDALENADEEEAMHRAIRRFRRARMLGIVWRDLNRPDGYTMWDTAQAVSWLAEICIEAALSWLERFYAPRWGVPTTRADGSDQRLVVLGMGKLGAGELNLSSDIDLIFAFPEKGETEGGRKPLEHQEYFTKLGQKLIAALDAMTADGFVFRVDMRLRPLGDGGPLVGSFSMLSSYYQDQGREWERYAMLKARPVAGDIDGGHELLASLRPFVYRRYLDFGAIESLRELKAMINREVKRKGMQSNIKLGPGGIREVEFVVQAFQLIRGGRDTELQVTSLKTALNRLPELGLLPQTVVDDLLPDYAYLRDVEHAIQALEDRQTQTLPVDDEDRERVAFALGHEDWPGLIAQLDEVRERVRQHFDAVIADPEEDSDSESSDDNLGLSQWRLLWRGELEQEEALALLTDAGFLEPAKALKRLHGLYHSRQVQSMQRIGFERLDALMPLLLVAVAESDLPDNALSGVQPLIESVLRRTAYLALLRENPQALEHLMKLCSSSHWIAEQLARYPILLDELLTPDTLYTPADKSRLADELRQTLSRLPEDDDEAQLEALRVFKHAQMLHVAASDIAGTRHLMKVSDYLTYIAEVILDAVLAMAWKHVTRKHGVPEGLNTQEPAFLIVGYGKLGGIELGYGSDLDLVFLHDSDGKGVTDGARPIDTPVFFTRLGQRIIHLLTAITPAGSLYEVDMRLRPSGNAGLLVTSLDAFAEYQRQNAWTWEHQALVRARVVAGNTKLAEKFDAIRGEMLCRERDPHALRDDVVNMRHKMRDHLGSKGQGSKGQGSKGQPDNAEGEVFSLKHDAGGMVDIEFLCQYAVLSLAHDTPALITYSDNIRILETLAQSGHLTESEAEQLREAYLAYRSHTHRAALTGEKTIVDAQAFKAHRDVVIALWQRFLEP
- a CDS encoding AEC family transporter translates to MIGHILATLLPVFLIAGCGAVYGRYRNPDIRSLNTLNMELFVPLLVFAVLADRQAPLADYAWLAIAAVAVVLGSGLVLWPVAKWLSLDTKVFLPPMMFNNSGNMGVPLLVLAFGPEVLPAAVVVFIVEMLLHFSVGLYMLDPRTSLWRLLRMPIVAASLAGLVVNVGSVPLPSWLLEAMHMLGGICIPLMLFALGVRLLEIDFSDWRTGLLGAVLCPLSGIVIALPLMWLLPLNPLQTAVLLVFAALPPAVLNYLVAEQYKLAPQKVASLVLIGNLGSLIVMPLTLAAAFAWIQAPP
- the trmB gene encoding tRNA (guanine(46)-N(7))-methyltransferase TrmB yields the protein MQHTSRPVVSNQPGPHQDVARRVARALENPLRKPIAAHTQQAFQYAQTWLINQQAPLILDAGCGVGLSTRRLAERFPAHAVIGIDRSEDRLRRDHGELPTNALLVRADLVDFWRLAEQANWAPERHYLLYPNPYPKAAHLKMRWHGHPVFPTLLALGGHLEVRTNWQLYVEEFALATALVTGKQALIASLAPNGSYLTPFEAKYDQSGQALWQLQIELERT